One region of Purpureocillium takamizusanense chromosome 4, complete sequence genomic DNA includes:
- a CDS encoding E2 ubiquitin-conjugating enzyme (COG:O~EggNog:ENOG503NUDC~TransMembrane:1 (o299-320i)), which yields MASATNNSTPQLSSKSPTIRRILREAAELSNSPSPDYTAEPLESDLFEWHFTLRGPPNSAYSEGVYHGRIVLPPTYPLRPPSFRFTTPNGRFEANREICLSISGHHEETWQPAWGIRTAIVALRSFMETDARGQLGGLDTTDAVRRRLAHESGSYACSTCGRTNADLIAESEKRAHEHASSASEEVQVPQELSMGWKDEMQARKDADSKATQGPGSSATPETRRDDESEGAELAEGFVTTAPPTQRTDENRQTVSPAGPPTQATQVQRAPSVTGQANNLHRRPQLQQILGAPNDGVPLWIDRAIVALVILLGAVLFKVLFGF from the exons ATGGCTTccgccaccaacaacagcacccCTCAACTCAGCTCAAAATCGCCGACAATCCGGCGCATTC TCCGCGAAGCCGCTGAATTGTCCAACTCGCCATCGCCAGACTACACCGCCGAGCCCCTCGAGTCTGACCTCTTCGAATGGCACTTCACCCTACGAGGACCGCCCAACTCGGCCTACAGCGAGGGCGTGTACCACGGCCGCATAGTCCTGCCGCCGACCTACCCCCTGCGGCCACCTAGTTTCCGCTTCACGACACCGAACGGCCGTTTCGAGGCCAACCGCGAAATATGCTTGAGCATCAGCGGCCACCACGAGGAGACCTGGCAGCCTGCGTGGGGAATTCGGACCGCCATAGTCGC TCTCAGGAGCTTCATGGAAACCGACGCCCGCGGacagctcggcggccttgacacGACTGACGctgtgcgccgccggctcgcccACGAGTCCGGCTCCTACGCGTGTTCAACATGTGGTCGCACCAACGCCGACCTCATCGCCGAGTCTGAAAAGAGAGCGCACGAGCATGCGTCGTCAGCTTCCGAGGAGGTACAGGTGCCTCAAGAACTCAGCATGGGCTGGAAGGACGAGATGCAGGCGAGGAAAGACGCCGACTCGAAAGCAACCCAGGGCcctggcagcagcgcgacgcccgAGACGCGCAGGGATGACGAATCCGAGGGAGCAGAACTGGCCGAAGGCTTCGTCACCACGGCACCGCCCACACAACGCACAGACGAGAATAGGCAGACAGTGTCGCCGGCGGGCCCACCAACGCAAGCAACCCAGGTGCAGCGGGCGCCCTCTGTTACTGGGCAGGCCAACAAcctgcatcgtcgccctcagCTCCAGCAAATTCTCGGTGCTCCTAATGACGGCGTCCCTCTTTGGATTGACCGGGCCATTGTTGCCTTGGTTATACTACTGGGCGCAGTACTTTTCAAGGTCTTGTTCGGCTTCTGA
- a CDS encoding uncharacterized protein (EggNog:ENOG503P1WZ), translated as MPHKHKRKRGGDDDEYDLPPSQKARPLPVSTSRQNAKQQARAVTTKQRKGRASDNDAPRAFRRLMAAAQGKKTRSGLDDGKGPGDRKGKVKKAGGEPLAAAEGLPETPRILPGEDLRSFAARVDAALPVAGLAKKTKIKDGKDEAGLKVYRTRKERKMHKLYDQWRAEERKIQERKEEELEIEAERELENDGAGVLTSSAFMDGPEDTSGKKKKGRRRRGKAEQDDEDPWLALKKKRAEAKIGLHDVAQAPPELHKKIRQQLRVGDAAVDVDSVPKAAGSLRRREELQTARNDVVEAYRKIREHEQAKLDAQRRKK; from the exons ATGCCTCACAAACACAAGAGaaagcgcggcggcgacgacgatga ATACGatctgccgccgtcgcaaaAAGCTCGACCGCTTCCTGTCTCCACAAGCCGACAGAACGCTAAGCAACAGGCTCGAGCCGTAACTACCAAGCAACGCAAGGGTCGCGCCTCTGACAACGATGCTCCGCGCGCATTCAGACGGCTCATGGCCGCGGCACAAGGAAAGAAGACAAGGTCGGGCctggacgacggcaagggaCCTGGTGATCGCAAAGGAAAAGTCAAGAAAGCGGGCGGGGAACCACTCGCCGCGGCTGAGGGCTTGCCCGAGACGCCACGAATCCTTCCCGGCGAGGACCTGAGGTCCTTCGCTGCTCGCGTGGATGCTGCCCTCCCGGTAGCAGGTctggccaagaagaccaAGATTAAGGACGGCaaagacgaggccggcctcaAGGTCTACCGCACGCGCAAGGAACGGAAGATGCACAAGCTCTACGACCAATGGAGGGCCGAAGAGCGCAAGATTCaagaaaggaaagaagaagagctcgagatcgaggccgagcgTGAATTGGAAAACGACGGGGCTGGCGTCCTGACATCCTCTGCTTTCATGGACGGGCCCGAAGACACGTCtggaaagaagaagaagggtcgcaggcggcgcggcaaagccgagcaggacgacgaggacccgTGGCTTGCactcaagaagaagcgggCGGAGGCAAAGATCGGGCTACACGACGTGGCACAGGCGCCACCTGAACTCCATAAAAAGATACGACAGCAGCTGAGGGTCGGTGATGCTGCCGTTGATGTGGACAGTGTGCCCAAGGCGGCAGGAAgtttgcggcggcgcgaggagctgcagaCGGCGAGAAACGATGTGGTAGAGGCGTACAGAAAGATACGCGAGCAtgagcaggccaagctcgacgcgcagcgGAGAAAGAAATAG
- a CDS encoding uncharacterized protein (COG:H~EggNog:ENOG503NYQ9) produces the protein MNYDWILDGGYLPHAVIRVGIRRQLRERLTCIASTSLADAVASKMAYIERLRTQPMAVETDAANAQHYEVGTGVLAACLGPRMKYSCCLYPKGGETLAQAEVAMLQSYLDKAELKDGMSILDLGCGWGSGTLFFAEMLPNSSITAFSNSRTQKEHIDAEARRRGLSNVNVITGNVVDYEFEPGSFDRVVSIELFEHMKNYELLMAKVSRALNRGGKLFVHIFAHKSTPYDYEEGWMTTHFFTGGTMPSADLLLYFQRHLKIQKQWWVNGTHYSRTCEDWLSSMMAKKRNMWPHLVDTYGDEGAATWYNRWQIFYMACSELFAYDGGDTWGVAHYLFEKETAKEAMGS, from the exons ATGAATTACG ACTGgattctcgacggcggctacCTGCCACATGCCGTCATCCGCGTCGGCATCCGGCGCCAGCTGCGGGAGCGGCTGACATGCATCGCCAGCACGTCtctggccgacgccgtcgccagcaaGATGGCCTACATCGAGCGGCTGCGCACGCAACCCATGGCCGTGGAGACGGATGCGGCCAACGCCCAGCACTACGAGGTCGGCACcggcgtgctggcggcgtgTCTCGGCCCGCGCATGAAGTACTCGTGCTGCCTGTACCCCAAAGGCGGCGAGACGCTTGCCcaggccgaggtggccatgCTCCAGTCGTACCTCGACAAggcggagctcaaggacggcaTGAGCATTCTAGACCTTGG ctgcggctgggGCTCCGGCACCCTCTTCTTCGCAGAGATGCTCCCCAACTCCTCCATCACCGCCTTCTCCAACTCGCGAACGCAAAAGGAACATATAGATGCcgaggctcgtcgtcgtggcctcTCCAACGTAAACGTCATTACAGGCAATGTCGTTGACTATGAGTTTGAGCCCGGCAGTTTCGACCGCGTGGTGTCGATAGAG CTCTTTGAGCACATGAAGAATTACGAGCTGCTCATGGCCAAGGTGTCGCGTGCCCTCAACCGTGGAGGCAAGCTCTTCGTGCATATCTTTGCCCATAAGTCGACCCCCTACGACTACGAAGAGGGCTGGATGACGACGCACTTCTTCACGGGCGGCACCATGCCCTCGGCCGACCTGCTTCTCTATTTCCAGAGACATCTAAAGATCCAGAAGCAATGGTGGGTCAACGGGACACACTATTCACGAACCTGCGAGGATTGGCTCTCATCCATGATGGCCAAGAAGAGAAACATGTGGCCGCACCTAGTAGATACGTACGGGGACGAGGGTGCCGCGACGTGGTACAATCGCTGGCAAATCTTCTACATGGCCTGCTCGGAGCTGTTTGCATACGACGGAGGCGACACCTGGGGGGTGGCGCATTACCTATTTGAGAAAGAGACGGCAAAAGAAGCTATGGGGTCGTAG
- a CDS encoding uncharacterized protein (COG:S~EggNog:ENOG503NZ0P~SECRETED:SignalP(1-20~SECRETED:cutsite=CAG-ER~SECRETED:prob=0.2533)), which produces MAWELEGLIAHLLMLVACAGERGCSVEEVLRAIRDSAAPTSSRSSVAEEPPVVDRATETMWNWLVQRSDISVGHERQFNGLALPDLLDLQQTRAHNRVDADDSALSSTPDHGIRVHVSEATMWEAITGHAVDYKRIPRSEWVLLLGIASTGPSGILQGDLGRLVVQDKRSVPKRTDSLVRKGYIVKRTTLVRGTKTSKLWLKHLAPPLPKESDSTSQPMPEMTLARQALADSLDPVPWHARWTGTDVDYTALATTVMAIAKEWEVIRMNDLKSKLGVLEMRWQMKVLSKTCRFLASRGAIQYVAAKLDNKVFKDCIRFCRELNAEDWSIFLATGKKAGRPSRSAAEDDLDGEDNARRASSIRLSTLPPWTPDKPLPWTIIQLVQASSDNGLSNPDIYSLTLGATFNRFLSAMTGSMATPGLQPAPLKHMQLRSEHARSGKVASYLFFPQSKTTEVPRQSDLVKASAAADAQCYGLGPAPTLPTMGSAPLSLARVCGVRLKAQKAPRHIQQTPSRGSTAPQKKASSDKRVDQATARTEDERPKLIVNLKISPEVLLAARASEISSSATAVEGHEGSPQDEANEERHSQPEVAEDSSEHANEISTPPSMAFRGRGSGRARGRPRGRGRGKRGRGAQAKGSTREEQPSWRPWTCEKCGGSWKNDLGLKYHLEKSRSSCNPDYVPPAVPPGRRTKATLPSYTTKSEAFYKGDSAEDEGTPEESISFVPDEPRASRSGNKRSLEKPCDDTFESTPTNREGALGDSRETPVATARTPTTLVEEKGPFVPAKTGQGALLDTVASLPRHTLALVGNSPTPAPARPPTPNEPASGIGQPEESETVSAAPRQGAKLRLAGQERQREVLSDQRRNRTKKAMLVQISRIIENLLEQRGGVLMGGSTLVQDVVSSWDTHFPTEPAPSERNCQVALREMIKKRAVAEQWHAFRDEKGMFCKCQLITRPNLDAFAPESLRLIDQLKVGAGEVFQNSVAGQDAILDASISTGTRIRGRRPLPNEVAVLDAPVYAAQLAAKRAAGAETPRRVKRYKYSVDPKSEDGNGLVTLSQHRRGRKRKLSQGRWDDGFASPSNGTQVATRGITFLEPNTHLDDDFTPGTGSTKSDTPRFSGHLTSLGEEEVTEQPAAGPVAHIFGPATPVVGYRGTWPWLSNAEIDSLGSSLVLKGWMPNSKWFEWSAFNDQVEERLALLDHKKHNLALMDTPHQQFLRRLRACLDVELSHESHFVRAASGEAGPHNIFVHFHADTDGAITGHLPELIWSAKEQLTLNSVEGVLASNAGEGASSSSDEDLEPASRRTTTQARTSAGDAGSLSARLPKVKRVALVTRALTALSTPKNMAEDLSAGSSEIDNRSELLAAFVAIRSVLGGADKAVDWGLLKKLYPHIGIVHLRRFWTVVRREQAAYISNFTRVFQDKLISAFESGELPIINFDKPLDYDWSKLIRWTMQLPRQDGFQMPRSRELLDQHYSLNGVQRKTEDWRERYFHVLTSTYTRFEAVTLDAGAVTLTNASTGAAAWPALTVTDFDVAKSWIKSLCSTGEARYSSEQIKAKLNELCPGNKQQRAAIFRQATSQLTDQKVICRSKKTLLGGRPYRLNEWYVANLTKMAQSAKYDDAANFKAQMDAAFRSHGSMAVPYTLSEGAMMALTNLNGAGRVSLVPVGLPDIPLGFEPGNYESRKYPKSYYHFGLNAVPTGTYKYNEDIDVLQAVLADGPPAGHPGDELPQWIDFFGASDGQVWSEILGAFCFAFAIRGAMTREGICSALHPTLDQFEAQLIMEWGRRTGVLVNTMDGMAVTVGEWWWLVVPWLRNGHAS; this is translated from the exons ATGGCCTGGGAGCTAGAGGGCCTGATCGCGCATCTATTGATGCTGGTCGCCTGTGCTGGTGAACGAG GTTGCTCTGTCGAAGAAGTACTCCGGGCTATTCGTGACTCGGCAGCACCAACGAGCTCCCGCTCCTctgtcgccgaggagccgcCTGTGGTAGATCGGGCTACCGAGACCATGTGGAACTGGCTCGTCCAAAGAAGCGACATCTCTGTTGGCCACGAGAGACAATTTAATGGTCTTGCACTGCCCGATCTCCTCGACTTGCAGCAAACTCGTGCCCACAACCGAGTTGACGCGGATGACTCGGCCTTGTCTTCGACGCCGGACCACGGAATCAGGGTTCATGTGTCAGAAGCCACCATGTGGGAGGCCATCACCGGCCATGCCGTCGACTATAAGCGCATTCCCCGCTCCGAGTGGGTGCTCTTACTCGGAATTGCCTCGACCGGACCAAGCGGTATCCTGCAGGGCGATctcgggcggctcgtcgtACAAGACAAGCGCTCTGTGCCCAAGCGGACCGATTCGCTTGTTCGGAAGGGCTACATTGTCAAGAGGACCACGCTCGTTCGTGGAACCAAAACCAGCAAGCTATGGCTCAAGCACTTGGCTCCTCCTTTGCCCAAGGAAAGTGACTCGACAAGTCAGCCAATGCCTGAGATGACATTAGCTCGTCAGGCATTGGCCGATAGCCTTGACCCTGTACCCTGGCACGCCCGCTGGACCGGCACAGATGTTGACTACACTGCCTTGGCAACAACTGTCAtggccatcgccaaggagTGGGAGGTGATACGCATGAACGACCTCAAATCGAAGCTGGGTGTTCTAGAAATGCGGTGGCAAATGAAAGTCTTGTCCAAGACTTgccgcttcctcgcctcTCGCGGTGCGATACAGTATGTTGCAGCTAAGCTTGATAACAAGGTGTTCAAGGACTGCATCAGGTTCTGCCGTGAACTGAACGCCGAAGACTGGTCCATATTTCTGGCGACTGGAAAAAAGGCCGGCAgaccgtcgaggagcgcggcagAAGATGATTTGGACGGTGAGGACAACGCTCGACGCGCCAGTAGCATCCGGCTCAGCACGTTGCCCCCTTGGACACCGGACAAACCTCTACCTTGGACTATTATACAGCTGGTGCAGGCGTCCAGTGACAATGGACTGTCAAATCCAGACATCTATTCACTGACACTTGGCGCAACCTTTAATCGCTTCCTCTCGGCCATGACTGGATCTATGGCCACGCCAGGCCTGCAGCCTGCCCCTCTCAAGCACATGCAGTTACGAAGTGAGCACGCGAGATCGGGCAAAGTCGCGTCATATCTCTTCTTCCCGCAGAGCAAGACCACCGAAGTGCCCCGGCAGTCCGATCTCGTGAAAGCATCGGCCGCGGCAGACGCACAGTGCTACGGCCTCGGGCCTGCGCCGACGTTGCCCACGATGGGTTCGGCGCCTTTATCGCTCGCGAGGGTATGTGGAGTCCGCCTGAAGGCACAGAAGGCACCACGCCACATTCAACAGACCCCTTCGCGAGGATCCACGGCACCGCAGAAAAAAGCCAGTTCAGACAAACGGGTTGACCAAGCTACAGCTCGGACAGAGGATGAGAGGCCAAAACTTATCGTCAACCTCAAGATTTCCCCAGAAGTGCTTCTCGCTGCCCGGGCCTCGGAGATCTCTTCCTCAGCTACTGCCGTTGAGGGCCATGAGGGCAGTCCACAAGATGAGGCGAATGAGGAACGACACAGCCAACCAGAAGTTGCTGAGGACTCTTCGGAACATGCCAATGAGATTAGTACCCCGCCGTCAATGGCTTTTAGAGGCCGTGGCTCGGGTCGAGCTCGCGGACGCCCTCGTGGACGGGGGCGCGGTAagcgcggccgaggagcacaAGCGAAAGGATCAACCCGTGAAGAACAGCCAtcttggcggccgtggacaTGTGAGAAGTGCGGTGGAAGCTGGAAGAACGACCTGGGCCTGAAGTACCATTTGGAGAAGTCGAGATCATCCTGTAATCCTGACTACGTCCCTCCCGCCGTCCCCCCTGGCCGGCGTACGAAGGCTACGTTGCCCTCTTACACAACAAAATCGGAGGCTTTCTATAAGGGCGACTCGGCGGAAGACGAAGGGACGCCTGAGGAAAGTATTTCTTTTGTCCCCGATGAGCCTCGGGCTTCCAGAAGCGGAAACAAGAGGTCCTTGGAGAAGCCATGCGACGACACGTTCGAGAGCACACCGACCAACAGAGAAGGTGCTTTGGGAGATTCGCGCGAGACGCCTGTGGCAACAGCCAGAACTCCAACCACACTAGTCGAAGAAAAAGGTCCGTTTGTCCCAGCGAAGACGGGGCAGGGTGCACTCCTGGACACCGTGGCCAGCTTACCTCGACACACTTTGGCCCTCGTGGGCAACAGTCCTACAcctgctcctgctcgtcCGCCAACTCCAAATGAACCTGCCAGTGGAATAGGCCAGCCTGAGGAATCCGAGACGGTTTCAGCCGCCCCCCGGCAGGGAGCCAAGTTGAGACTGGCAGGACAGGAAAGGCAAAGGGAAGTTCTTAGTGATCAACGTCGCAACAGAACCAAAAAGGCCATGCTGGTTCAGATATCAAGAATCATCGAAAATCTCTTGGAAcaacgcggcggcgtgctcatGGGTGGCTCGACCCTTGTGCAGGATGTCGTATCCTCATGGGACACCCATTTCCCTACCGAACCGGCTCCTTCGGAAAGGAACTGCCAGGTCGCACTAAGGGAAATGATCAAGAAGAGGGCCGTGGCTGAACAGTGGCATGCCTTTCGCGACGAAAAGGGCATGTTTTGCAAATGCCAGCTGATAACTCGGCCGAATCTCGATGCCTTCGCGCCAGAGTCTTTGCGCCTCATCGATCAGCTGAAAGTGGGGGCCGGCGAGGTGTTTCAAAACTCGGTGGCTGGTCAGGACGCAATTTTAGATGCCAGCATCTCGACTGGAACCAGAATCCGTGGACGCCGGCCTTTGCCCAACGAGGTGGCTGTCCTGGACGCCCCTGTCTATGCTGCGCAGCTGGCTGCAAAGAGAGCTGCAGGTGCTGAGACTCCTCGCCGCGTAAAGCGTTATAAGTATTCTGTGGATCCCAAGTCTGAAgatggcaatggcctcgTAACCCTTTCACAGCATCGAAGGGGCAGAAAACGCAAACTTAGCCAGGGCAGATGGGACGATGGCTTTGCAAGCCCCTCAAATGGCACCCAGGTGGCTACCCGAGGCATCACGTTTCTGGAGCCCAATACTCACCTCGATGACGACTTTACGCCAGGCACTGGATCGACGAAGAGCGACACACCACGGTTTTCTGGCCACTTAACCTCCCTGGGCGAAGAGGAGGTTACTGAGCAGCCGGCAGCCGGGCCGGTTGCCCACATATTTGGCCCAGCCACTCCCGTAGTCGGCTACAGGGGTACTTGGCCCTGGCTCAGCAACGCAGAAATCGACAGTCTCGGCAGTAGCCTGGTCCTCAAAGGTTGGATGCCGAACAGTAAATGGTTTGAGTGGTCCGCCTTTAACGATCAGGTCGAGGAGCGGCTTGCGCTGTTGGACCACAAGAAGCACAACTTGGCCCTGATGGACACGCCCCATCAGCAATTTCTCCGCAGGTTACGTGCCTGCTTGGACGTGGAGCTGTCGCATGAGTCTCACTTCGTCAGAGCCGCGTCCGGGGAGGCTGGCCCGCATAACATTTTTGTCCACTTTCACGCTGACACGGATGGGGCCATCACTGGGCATCTTCCTGAACTGATCTGGTCAGCCAAGGAGCAGCTTACGCTGAATTCTGTGGAGGGCGTTTTGGCGAGCAATGCAGGTGagggcgcctcctcctcttctgaTGAAGATCTAGAGCCTGCCTCGCGCCGGACTACCACTCAGGCACGGACGTCAGCTGGTGATGCCGGCAGCTTGAGCGCGAGACTGCCGAAAGTCAAGCGCGTGGCCTTGGTAACCCGTGCTCTTACTGCCCTTTCAACCCCTAAAAACATGGCCGAAGATCTTTCGGCAGGCAGCTCAGAGATCGATAATCGATCCGAGCTTCTCGCTGCTTTTGTTGCAATCCGCTCGGTTCTGGGGGGCGCAGACAAGGCAGTTGATTGGGGcctgctcaagaagctgTATCCTCATATCGGTATTGTTCATCTGAGGAGATTTTGGACAGTTGTTCGAAGGGAACAGGCGGCCTACATTTCCAACTTCACCCGGGTCTTCCAAGACAAGCTCATCTCTGCGTTCGAAAGCGGCGAGCTTCCCATTATAAACTTCGATAAGCCCCTTGACTATGACTGGAGTAAACTGATTCGCTGGACCATGCAACTGCCTCGACAAGATGGATTCCAGATGCCACGCTCGAGAGAACTTCTTGACCAGCACTATTCTCTGAACGGGGTTCAGCGCAAGACCGAGGACTGGAGGGAGAGATATTTTCACGTCCTGACGTCGACCTATACTCGCTTCGAAGCAGTCACTCTGGACGCCGGTGCTGTCACGCTCACGAATGCATCTACTGGAGCGGCTGCATGGCCGGCACTGACCGTGACCGACTTTGACGTGGCAAAATCCTGGATCAAATCGCTATGTAGCACTGGAGAGGCGCGATATTCGAGCGAGCAGAtcaaggccaagctcaacGAGCTATGCCCAGGGAACAAACAGCAGCGGGCAGCAATCTTTCGCCAAGCCACATCGCAACTGACCGATCAGAAAGTCATTTGTCGAAGCAAAAAGACCttgctgggcgggcgtccgTATCGGTTGAACGAATGGTACGTGGCGAATTTGACGAAGATGGCGCAGTCGGCAAAGTACGACGATGCCGCGAACTTCAAGGCGCAAATGGACGCTGCCTTTCGCAGCCATGGGTCGATGGCGGTCCCGTACACGCTCAGCGAGGGGGCGATGATGGCTCTGACCAACTTGAACGGAGCGGGAAGAGTCAGCCTCGTTCCCGTGGGGCTTCCCGACATCCCTCTAGGCTTCGAGCCGGGCAACTACGAAAGCCGCAAGTATCCCAAGTCGTACTATCACTTTGGGCTCAACGCTGTGCCGACGGGAACGTACAAGTACAACGAGGACATCGACGTGCTACAAGCTGTGTTGGCCGACGGGCCACCAGCGGGCCACCCTGGAGACGAGCTGCCTCAGTGGATCGACTTCTTCGGAgccagcgacggccaggTGTGGTCAGAGATCCTCGGTGCATTTTGCTTTGCCTTTGCTATACGGGGCGCCATGACCAGGGAGGGTATCTGCAGTGCTCTTCACCCTACCTTGGACCAGTTCGAGGCCCAGCTCATCATGGAATGGGGCCGAAGGACGGGCGTGCTGGTGAACACGATGGACGGTATGGCGGTGACCGTTGGAGAATGGTGGTGGCTGGTGGTCCCATGGCTGCGCAATGGGCATGCCTCGTAG